One window of Kryptolebias marmoratus isolate JLee-2015 linkage group LG3, ASM164957v2, whole genome shotgun sequence genomic DNA carries:
- the LOC108251355 gene encoding nicotinate-nucleotide pyrophosphorylase [carboxylating] has protein sequence MSEPTNPLVHSVPPHALTRLARDWLSEDTPNFDPTGVCVGSEEVEARLLCKTPHTILAGSPFFTAVFAELGCTVDWIHREGADIGPDVVTLTAVVRGPARCLLLGERPALNCLARASGIASRCSRLKAEAEAAGWHGEVAGTRKTTPGFRLVEKYAMLVGGASMHRQDLSGMVMLKDNHVWASGSITEAVKAARSVCGFSSKIEVECRSTEEGREAAAAGADIVMLDNFQPLELHVAARTLKNEFPTLQIEASGGVSPENITLYFSSHVDIISLGCITQGCPVADFSLKVQKPSTNKPCKVTK, from the exons ATGTCTGAACCCACAAACCCGTTAGTACATTCAGTGCCACCCCACGCTCTGACCCGGCTGGCACGAGACTGGCTGTCAGAAGACACACCAAACTTCGACCCGACAGGAGTGTGCGTCGGATCGGAGGAGGTCGAGGCGAGGCTGCTGTGTAAAACCCCTCACACCATCCTGGCAGGGAGTCCTTTCTTCACGGCGGTGTTCGCTGAGCTCGGCTGCACCGTGGACTGGATTCACCGTGAAGGAGCCGACATCG GTCCAGATGTGGTCACCCTGACAGCTGTGGTCCGAGGCCCAGCGAGGTGCCTCCTCCTGGGGGAACGACCGGCACTGAACTGCCTGGCCCGGGCCTCGGGGATCGCCAGCCGCTGTTCACGGCTCAAAGCCGAGGCCGAGGCTGCGGGCTGGCACGGAGAAGTGGCGGGCACGAGGAAAACCACCCCGGGCTTCCGGCTGGTGGAGAAGTACGCCATGCTGGTGGGCGGGGCTTCCATGCACAGGCAGGACCTGAGCGGGATGGTGATGCTGAAGGACAACCACGTCTGGGCATCAGGAAGCATCACAGAG gcgGTGAAAGCGGCGCGGTCGGTGTGCGGATTCAGCAGTAAGATCGAGGTGGAGTGTCGCTCCACCGAGGAGGGCCgagaagcagctgcagctggagccgACATCGTCATGCTGGACAACTTTCAGCCTCTG GAGCTCCATGTTGCAGCCCGAACGCTGAAGAACGAGTTCCCGACTCTTCAGATAGAAGCCAGCGGAGGCGTCAGCCCAGAAAACATAACGCTGTATTTCTCCTCACACGTAGACATCATTTCTCTGGGCTGCATAACACAAGGATGCCCAGTCGCAGATTTTTCACTTAAAGTTCAAAAACCCAGTACAAACAAGCCCTGCAAagtgactaaataa